From the Clostridium putrefaciens genome, one window contains:
- a CDS encoding MurR/RpiR family transcriptional regulator yields the protein MEDNQDLMRTIQMKFPRLSKGQKLIAEYILKHYDKAAFMTAAKLGSSVGVSESTVVRFANELGFSGYPNLQKELQELIKNKLTTVQRIELANDFISEENALKGVLKSDIENIRATLEKINHKTFEDVVNNIFSAKRIYIIGLRSSTALAEFLGFYLNVILDNVKVVGNGISDIFEQIIRVGEGDLVIGIGFPRYANRTIESLAYAQSRNAKVVAITDSLLSPLASQADYTLIAQSNMASFVDSLVAPLSVINALIIAVGLREKENISDTYNSLEKIWQEYEVYSYKNVDDRY from the coding sequence ATGGAAGATAATCAAGATTTGATGCGAACCATACAAATGAAATTTCCGAGATTAAGTAAGGGGCAAAAACTAATAGCAGAATATATACTAAAGCATTATGACAAGGCAGCATTTATGACTGCAGCCAAACTTGGTTCTAGTGTTGGAGTAAGTGAATCTACCGTGGTTAGATTTGCAAATGAACTTGGCTTTAGTGGTTACCCAAACCTTCAAAAAGAATTACAAGAATTAATTAAAAATAAATTAACCACAGTACAAAGGATTGAACTTGCAAATGATTTTATAAGCGAAGAAAATGCACTTAAAGGTGTATTAAAATCTGATATAGAAAATATCAGAGCAACGCTTGAAAAAATCAATCATAAAACCTTTGAAGATGTGGTTAATAATATTTTTAGTGCTAAAAGGATATACATTATAGGTCTTAGAAGCTCCACTGCACTAGCAGAATTTTTAGGATTTTATCTAAATGTTATTTTAGATAATGTTAAAGTTGTAGGTAATGGTATTAGTGATATATTTGAACAGATCATAAGAGTTGGTGAAGGAGATCTAGTTATTGGTATAGGATTTCCAAGATACGCTAATAGAACAATTGAATCTTTAGCCTATGCTCAAAGCAGAAATGCTAAAGTTGTTGCTATTACTGATAGCCTACTATCACCATTAGCCTCACAGGCAGATTACACATTAATTGCACAAAGCAATATGGCTTCATTTGTTGATTCTTTAGTTGCGCCTTTAAGTGTTATTAATGCTTTAATTATTGCAGTAGGACTTAGAGAAAAAGAAAACATTTCCGATACTTATAATAGTTTAGAAAAGATATGGCAAGAATATGAAGTATATTCTTATAAAAATGTTGAT
- a CDS encoding pseudouridine synthase, with product MEERLQKYMARCGVASRRKSEQYILEGIVKVNDTVINELGFKVDPKKDKVYVNDKLIEPEKDKVYIVLNKPEGYVTTLNDERGRKTILDLVTVDERIFPVGRLDYDSSGLLFLTNDGDVYNKVIHPRESIGKTYLALIEGDFSNSELNSFRSGLEIDEYITKRANIEIKESYKNNSSLVEITIYEGKNRQIRKMCSALGHEVLKLQRVSIGDITLENVEEGSWRYLNERELDYIKGL from the coding sequence ATGGAAGAAAGATTACAAAAATACATGGCACGATGCGGAGTAGCATCTAGAAGAAAAAGTGAACAATATATATTAGAAGGTATTGTAAAGGTTAATGATACGGTTATTAATGAACTAGGATTTAAAGTGGATCCTAAAAAGGATAAAGTTTATGTAAATGATAAATTAATAGAACCTGAAAAGGATAAGGTATATATAGTTCTTAATAAACCTGAAGGATATGTTACTACACTAAATGATGAAAGAGGTAGGAAGACTATATTAGATCTAGTAACTGTTGATGAAAGGATATTTCCAGTTGGTAGACTTGATTATGATAGTTCTGGGCTTTTGTTTCTTACAAATGACGGCGACGTATATAATAAAGTAATACATCCAAGAGAATCTATAGGTAAGACATACCTAGCATTAATTGAAGGAGATTTTAGTAATTCAGAACTAAACAGCTTTAGATCAGGTCTAGAAATAGACGAATATATTACAAAAAGAGCTAACATAGAAATAAAGGAAAGTTATAAAAACAATTCTTCTTTAGTAGAAATTACAATATATGAAGGCAAAAATCGCCAAATAAGAAAAATGTGTTCTGCCTTAGGTCATGAAGTTCTAAAACTTCAAAGAGTTTCTATTGGTGATATAACATTAGAAAATGTAGAAGAAGGTAGTTGGAGATACTTAAATGAAAGAGAATTAGATTATATAAAAGGGTTATAA
- a CDS encoding tRNA (mnm(5)s(2)U34)-methyltransferase codes for MFNYTADISVLSHNIIKDNIKNFDIAIDATLGNGKDTDFLSKYFKTVYSFEIQHMAIENYKNKEIQNVHLIEESHELIDNIIKDSVDCIMYNLGYLPGGDKNITTNCKSTLISIKKGLELLKSQGIMAISMYSGHEEGKKEKEEILKYASSLDKLLYGSMLHETLNRNNAPSLLIIEKK; via the coding sequence ATGTTTAACTATACAGCAGATATAAGTGTACTTTCACATAACATAATTAAAGATAATATAAAGAATTTTGATATAGCTATAGATGCAACTTTAGGAAATGGAAAAGATACAGACTTTTTATCAAAATACTTTAAAACTGTATATTCTTTTGAAATACAACATATGGCCATAGAAAATTATAAAAATAAAGAGATACAAAACGTGCATTTAATAGAAGAGTCTCACGAACTTATAGATAACATTATAAAAGACAGTGTCGATTGCATAATGTACAACTTAGGATACTTGCCTGGAGGCGATAAAAATATTACTACTAACTGTAAGTCTACATTGATAAGTATAAAAAAAGGACTAGAGCTATTAAAATCACAGGGCATTATGGCTATATCAATGTATAGTGGGCATGAAGAAGGAAAAAAAGAAAAAGAGGAAATATTAAAATATGCCTCTTCTTTAGACAAACTATTATACGGTTCAATGCTTCATGAAACACTTAATCGAAATAATGCACCCTCTCTTTTAATTATAGAAAAGAAATAA